In Bifidobacterium actinocoloniiforme DSM 22766, a genomic segment contains:
- a CDS encoding ImmA/IrrE family metallo-endopeptidase yields the protein MAELTVYPETLRWATRVAKADPSAVSRHKGLQDFPLWLEATDPITVSFQKVHDLAVVLQTSFGALVRSALPDESEDELVRYRTVGNETVEPSKNLLDTISMMRARQNWARDELIQDGLSENALVGSVSGSASDEDLAQAILDALRLDEQWAKGTGDERVRFNKLKERASAAGLMIMQNSQVGHQRRPLNIEEFRAFALVDDVAPLIFINRNDSYAGMLFSLLHEIVHVLLGEPEIYDDAGLTPAGREIERTINRAVMKSVLSDEDFAVLWREQLDAGLSRLEAANAISQEYGLSALAFGIRARQADLADEQLIEQLRDQMQQDLRAREHERRKSSGGNGNATNASRLDTGFVRLVKGGIESGTLSYTDGFGLLNIKSAKSYDGLLAAKGLG from the coding sequence ATGGCTGAGCTTACCGTCTACCCGGAGACGCTGCGCTGGGCCACGCGCGTTGCCAAGGCGGACCCGAGTGCAGTGTCGCGGCACAAGGGATTGCAGGACTTTCCCCTCTGGCTGGAAGCAACTGACCCCATTACCGTATCCTTCCAGAAAGTTCATGACTTGGCCGTCGTTTTGCAGACGAGTTTCGGTGCCCTGGTGAGGTCGGCGCTGCCGGATGAGAGCGAGGACGAACTGGTCCGCTATAGGACCGTCGGCAATGAAACCGTCGAGCCCAGTAAGAACTTGCTGGACACCATTTCGATGATGCGGGCCCGGCAGAACTGGGCTCGGGATGAGCTGATCCAGGACGGGCTTAGCGAAAATGCGCTGGTCGGGTCGGTGTCCGGCTCAGCCTCTGATGAGGACCTGGCCCAGGCGATACTGGATGCTTTGCGATTAGACGAGCAGTGGGCCAAGGGAACCGGCGACGAGAGAGTACGCTTCAATAAGCTGAAAGAGCGTGCATCCGCTGCGGGGTTGATGATCATGCAGAATTCGCAAGTGGGGCATCAGCGCCGACCGCTCAACATCGAGGAATTCCGGGCTTTTGCATTGGTGGACGACGTGGCACCGCTGATTTTCATCAATCGGAACGATTCGTATGCCGGTATGTTGTTCTCCCTGCTGCATGAAATTGTGCATGTGCTGTTGGGCGAACCAGAGATTTATGACGATGCCGGTCTGACCCCTGCTGGCCGCGAGATTGAGCGGACAATCAATCGGGCCGTGATGAAGAGCGTATTGAGCGACGAGGATTTCGCGGTCTTGTGGCGAGAGCAGCTGGACGCTGGGCTTTCTCGGTTGGAAGCCGCCAACGCCATAAGCCAAGAGTATGGACTGAGCGCGCTGGCTTTCGGAATCCGCGCTCGGCAGGCGGATCTGGCTGATGAGCAGTTGATAGAGCAGCTGCGTGATCAGATGCAGCAGGATTTGCGCGCCAGGGAGCATGAGCGGCGAAAGTCGAGTGGGGGGAATGGAAATGCGACTAACGCCTCACGTCTGGATACAGGCTTTGTGCGGTTGGTGAAGGGCGGCATTGAAAGCGGGACGCTCAGCTATACGGACGGATTCGGTTTGTTGAACATCAAATCCGCCAAGTCCTATGATGGTCTGCTGGCGGCCAAGGGGCTGGGCTGA
- a CDS encoding S1C family serine protease: protein MADDNNINPWQGQDDQSWQPSHIEEGKTVASESADSNDSDSHNDWHQSGQDADAKGETTRIEPTQPVLPVTEPQPTAPVEGQPLPSGAPAASGPGQQVPAYRPAPLYGAYAPAGQQAQPQQNQGQPQPETGQDSGQADQAQNKGFIFGQRPPAGQPQQPNGYGAPNAPNPSGPYPPVGGQPGQFQPGGARPLAPQPTPGQPRYVLTAVIAAVVAAALMLALGWAAITNGWVSVPNASSLGAVSSDTSGQGSAKVPDGKAPDWQAVAKTVSTSVVSIQVQVNDSVGAGSGAILDEQGHIVTNNHVVSGAQKIQVTLANGQIYSAQVVGTDSTADLAVIKLDNPPKDLKPAEFADSSKLAVGENVMAIGNPLGYDNTATTGIVSALDRPVSVMDESGGTPVVTNAIQLDAAINPGNSGGPTFNVAGQVVGINSSIASTATSKSQAGSIGIGFAIPSNLAKRISNEIIKDGKVKHVALGITIQSGTAQADGVTRGGAKVMKVTSGSPADKAGIKEGDVIVAFNDHAVNNNYSLLGYVRAAEFGSQAKITVVRSGRTMDVNATLNQEEQAVNGTPKSDSNGRSKKKHDDSNGGSDSDGSNGSDGGSGDDDPFSFLFGGQ, encoded by the coding sequence ATGGCGGACGACAATAACATCAACCCCTGGCAGGGTCAGGATGATCAGTCTTGGCAACCCAGCCATATCGAAGAGGGAAAGACCGTGGCCTCCGAGTCCGCTGATTCAAACGATTCAGACAGTCACAATGATTGGCATCAGTCAGGCCAGGATGCTGATGCCAAGGGGGAGACCACTCGCATCGAGCCAACCCAGCCAGTCCTCCCGGTGACTGAACCCCAGCCGACTGCGCCGGTGGAGGGGCAGCCTCTGCCCTCTGGTGCTCCGGCAGCATCCGGACCCGGTCAGCAGGTCCCTGCCTATCGTCCAGCTCCCCTGTATGGTGCTTATGCGCCTGCCGGCCAGCAGGCTCAGCCCCAGCAGAATCAGGGGCAGCCACAGCCGGAGACCGGCCAGGACTCGGGTCAAGCGGACCAAGCTCAGAATAAAGGCTTCATCTTCGGTCAGCGGCCCCCGGCGGGCCAGCCTCAGCAGCCAAACGGTTACGGTGCTCCCAACGCTCCCAACCCTTCCGGCCCATACCCGCCGGTTGGCGGCCAACCAGGTCAGTTCCAGCCTGGAGGGGCTCGCCCTCTCGCCCCACAGCCGACGCCGGGCCAGCCGCGGTATGTCCTGACTGCGGTCATAGCCGCGGTCGTCGCCGCCGCTTTGATGCTGGCCCTAGGTTGGGCCGCCATCACCAACGGTTGGGTCTCGGTGCCTAACGCTTCCTCCCTGGGCGCGGTCTCCTCCGACACCTCTGGACAGGGATCGGCCAAGGTGCCGGATGGCAAAGCCCCCGATTGGCAAGCCGTGGCCAAGACGGTGTCGACTTCCGTGGTCTCCATCCAGGTGCAGGTCAATGACAGCGTGGGTGCCGGGTCCGGAGCGATTCTGGATGAGCAAGGTCATATCGTGACCAACAACCACGTGGTCTCGGGCGCCCAGAAAATCCAGGTGACGCTGGCTAATGGGCAAATTTACTCGGCTCAGGTGGTGGGTACCGATTCCACAGCCGACTTGGCGGTCATCAAGCTGGACAATCCTCCCAAGGATTTGAAGCCGGCTGAATTCGCAGATTCAAGCAAGCTCGCCGTGGGTGAGAACGTCATGGCTATTGGCAACCCGCTGGGTTATGACAACACGGCGACCACCGGTATTGTCTCCGCCCTGGACCGTCCGGTTTCGGTCATGGATGAGTCCGGTGGCACACCCGTGGTCACGAATGCGATTCAGCTCGACGCGGCCATTAACCCAGGCAACTCGGGAGGCCCCACATTCAATGTCGCTGGACAGGTTGTGGGCATCAATTCCTCAATCGCCTCCACTGCCACTTCCAAGTCCCAGGCAGGTTCAATCGGTATCGGTTTCGCCATTCCCTCCAACTTGGCAAAGCGCATCTCGAATGAAATCATCAAGGACGGCAAAGTCAAGCATGTGGCCTTGGGCATCACGATTCAGTCCGGCACCGCCCAAGCGGACGGCGTCACCCGTGGCGGCGCCAAAGTGATGAAAGTGACGTCCGGTTCCCCCGCTGATAAGGCAGGCATTAAGGAAGGCGACGTGATTGTGGCTTTCAATGATCATGCGGTCAACAACAACTATTCGCTGCTAGGCTACGTCCGGGCGGCCGAGTTTGGTTCGCAGGCTAAGATTACGGTGGTGCGTAGCGGAAGGACAATGGATGTGAATGCCACGCTGAACCAGGAGGAGCAGGCCGTCAACGGCACGCCCAAGTCTGATTCCAACGGGCGCAGCAAGAAAAAGCATGACGACTCTAATGGCGGTTCCGATTCGGATGGCTCGAACGGTTCGGACGGTGGCTCCGGCGACGATGATCCCTTCAGTTTCCTCTTCGGCGGACAGTGA
- a CDS encoding DUF4411 family protein, translating to MARLYLLDSNVLIDSHRQHHPFMYQEFHPFWRWMERLAGRDEVKLLDVVYKELTIQDTHHDVDELGAWVEYVFAGRVVSHKTSEMGAAYARVQDYLVRCGSYTRDSIREWEPEDKADPWLIAAGMVTGAAIVTNEVSAHPSRNQRQKREPKIPDVARAFGVETMNLRAFYDANGRLIRGDYPIQGQMAL from the coding sequence ATGGCGCGACTGTACTTGCTTGACTCCAATGTGTTGATTGACTCCCACCGCCAGCACCATCCGTTCATGTACCAGGAGTTTCACCCCTTCTGGCGGTGGATGGAGAGGCTGGCCGGTCGTGATGAGGTGAAGCTGCTGGACGTGGTGTATAAGGAGCTCACTATTCAGGATACACACCACGATGTGGATGAGCTTGGGGCCTGGGTGGAGTACGTGTTTGCCGGGCGCGTTGTCAGCCACAAGACAAGCGAGATGGGCGCGGCTTACGCGCGTGTGCAGGATTATCTGGTGCGGTGCGGTTCTTATACGCGCGACTCAATCCGGGAATGGGAACCTGAAGACAAGGCCGACCCCTGGCTTATCGCGGCGGGCATGGTTACTGGCGCGGCCATCGTGACGAACGAGGTGAGCGCGCATCCCAGTAGGAACCAGCGGCAAAAGCGCGAACCGAAAATACCTGATGTGGCGCGGGCGTTCGGTGTGGAAACCATGAACCTCCGGGCGTTTTACGATGCGAACGGTCGACTCATCAGGGGCGATTACCCTATCCAGGGCCAGATGGCGCTGTGA
- a CDS encoding FAD-dependent oxidoreductase, translating into MNDSMNEHDSNVSGRLKVAVIGAGPAGVYASDILLRQLNQKGDELGLGEDARIDIFEKLPVPFGLVRYGVAPDHPSIKYIAGALEKTLANPDLHLYADVEFGKDVSLGELEERYDAILFATGAVADRPLEIEGHDLTGVHGAARFVEWYDGYPTAPRDWPLQAQQVAVIGGGNVAMDVARMLMRRADDLLPTDIPGNVYEGVKANKARELHMFIRRGPAQAKFAVQELRELEKLPGVQIVIDEDDFELDDATIEKAGDDKLTRQMVGELYAIRDMAEEMAAGGGVDFEGNPADRKYCIHFYQMPAAIIGKDGQVAGIRVEHTRVNPDGVMSETGRYSEYPVQAVYHAIGYKPAEVAGIPYDFNAYTLANQGGRVCTAPASEGGEPIARLYATGWAKRGPVGLIGSTKSDALETVSNMLADLSTSPNHGRLAPDRDEDSIDQLLAAKGVRPIDFAGWKKVDAYERAEGAKAGREHIKVTDPDLLRHLALD; encoded by the coding sequence ATGAACGACAGCATGAATGAGCATGATTCCAACGTGTCCGGGCGACTGAAGGTAGCTGTGATAGGGGCTGGTCCAGCTGGCGTATACGCCTCCGACATCCTCCTGCGTCAACTCAATCAGAAGGGTGACGAACTCGGTTTGGGTGAAGACGCACGTATCGATATCTTCGAGAAGCTGCCAGTGCCCTTCGGCCTGGTCCGCTACGGTGTGGCGCCTGACCACCCCAGCATCAAATACATAGCTGGGGCTCTGGAGAAGACCCTAGCCAACCCCGACCTGCATTTGTACGCGGATGTGGAGTTCGGCAAGGATGTCAGCTTGGGCGAGCTAGAGGAACGGTACGACGCGATTCTGTTCGCCACCGGTGCCGTAGCCGATCGGCCGCTGGAGATTGAGGGGCACGACTTGACGGGGGTGCATGGGGCCGCGCGCTTCGTCGAGTGGTACGACGGTTACCCGACCGCCCCGCGCGACTGGCCCCTGCAGGCCCAGCAGGTGGCCGTAATCGGCGGGGGAAACGTGGCTATGGATGTGGCGCGGATGCTGATGCGCCGTGCCGACGACCTGCTGCCTACCGACATTCCCGGTAATGTGTACGAGGGGGTCAAGGCGAACAAGGCCCGCGAGCTGCATATGTTCATCCGGCGCGGGCCTGCTCAGGCCAAGTTCGCCGTGCAGGAGCTGCGCGAGCTTGAGAAGCTGCCTGGTGTGCAGATAGTGATTGACGAAGATGATTTTGAATTGGACGACGCAACCATCGAAAAAGCGGGCGACGATAAGCTGACCCGGCAGATGGTGGGCGAGCTCTATGCGATTCGCGACATGGCCGAGGAGATGGCGGCCGGCGGAGGTGTCGATTTCGAAGGGAATCCGGCCGACCGTAAGTACTGCATCCACTTTTATCAGATGCCCGCGGCCATCATCGGCAAGGACGGCCAAGTGGCTGGCATACGGGTGGAGCACACGCGCGTGAATCCGGATGGGGTTATGAGCGAGACTGGGCGCTACAGCGAATACCCGGTCCAGGCGGTCTACCATGCGATTGGTTACAAGCCCGCCGAGGTGGCCGGCATCCCCTATGACTTCAACGCTTACACGCTGGCCAACCAAGGTGGCCGGGTCTGCACGGCTCCGGCTAGTGAGGGAGGCGAGCCAATCGCCCGCCTCTACGCCACGGGGTGGGCCAAGCGCGGACCGGTCGGGCTGATCGGCTCCACTAAGTCCGACGCTCTGGAGACCGTGTCGAACATGTTGGCCGACTTGTCCACCAGCCCTAACCACGGCCGTCTGGCGCCCGACCGTGATGAGGACTCAATCGACCAGCTGCTGGCCGCCAAGGGCGTGCGCCCCATCGACTTCGCTGGCTGGAAGAAGGTCGACGCCTATGAGCGCGCCGAGGGCGCTAAAGCCGGCCGCGAACACATCAAGGTCACCGATCCCGACCTCCTCCGCCACCTGGCCCTGGACTGA
- a CDS encoding heavy metal translocating P-type ATPase: protein MKEGWAFAKRVPLLLATIACGVAMGLLWHAHQPVALWIVTILVAVTLVDTLRGMIDDVRHGHVGVDILAVVAILSTVAVKEYWAAWAVVLMVYSGAAIEQYAQGKASSNLTALVSAAPQLAHIVNGSQGKAADLARSGGKLQEADWSTKTVDQVQLGDVLVVKPGETVPVDGELISPSATLDLSNINGEPVPRQMFASARLMSGAVNGSGTFLMEATQLSRDSQYQRILELVRSAQSSRAAVVRTADLLAVPFTVLAFIIAGVAWIVSGVPTRFAQVLVLATPCPLLIAAPVAYMAGSGRLAKAGVLIKTQDVIENLGRVSHIFFDKTGTLTVKRPRVTHVDKPAAGGGAQATLDERQILAMAGSVESYSVHILSNGISAAGTQAQRELQEEAGGAHLSFRAEGVSEDSGQGVRGTVNGHHVRVGRFDYVLETGQGGGPSHPSNHFADLAADEMAAYVSIDGRLAARIVMKDVPRDDAAQTVRQLRSMGVNRLSMLTGDKMDSARLIADQVGIQDVHAGLYPEGKAEIIAEAAKLNPGKQPWWDPWLSRFLGESVTQSITMMVGDGVNDAPVLAAADVGLAITDGTTTAASESAQAVIMNDDIACVPRSIAIARRTKRVMLQAVVAGLTLATVGMVMAAFGLIPVVIGAFAQEIIDVISILWALTALIDKD from the coding sequence ATGAAAGAAGGCTGGGCGTTTGCCAAACGAGTGCCGCTGTTGTTGGCCACCATTGCCTGCGGAGTGGCCATGGGGTTGCTGTGGCATGCCCACCAGCCTGTGGCCCTCTGGATTGTGACCATACTGGTTGCCGTGACCCTGGTGGATACCCTGCGAGGCATGATAGACGACGTGCGCCACGGGCATGTGGGTGTGGATATCCTAGCCGTGGTGGCCATTCTCTCCACCGTGGCCGTCAAGGAGTACTGGGCAGCCTGGGCCGTGGTGCTCATGGTCTACTCGGGAGCGGCGATTGAGCAATACGCGCAGGGCAAGGCATCCTCCAACCTGACGGCCTTGGTCTCGGCCGCCCCCCAGCTGGCGCACATCGTCAACGGATCGCAAGGCAAGGCGGCGGACCTGGCCCGCTCTGGCGGCAAATTGCAGGAGGCCGATTGGTCCACCAAAACCGTGGACCAAGTGCAGCTGGGAGATGTGCTGGTCGTCAAACCAGGGGAGACCGTGCCCGTCGATGGCGAACTGATATCACCCTCCGCCACACTTGACCTGTCCAACATCAACGGCGAACCCGTGCCCAGGCAGATGTTCGCTTCAGCCCGACTCATGTCCGGTGCGGTCAACGGCTCCGGCACCTTCCTCATGGAAGCCACCCAGCTTTCGCGCGACTCCCAATACCAACGGATTCTGGAGCTGGTGCGCTCCGCCCAGTCCTCCCGAGCGGCCGTGGTCCGAACTGCAGACTTGCTGGCTGTGCCTTTCACCGTGCTAGCCTTCATCATCGCAGGCGTGGCATGGATTGTGTCCGGCGTGCCCACCCGCTTCGCCCAAGTGCTCGTGCTGGCCACTCCCTGCCCGCTGCTGATCGCCGCGCCAGTGGCTTATATGGCCGGTTCAGGCCGGCTGGCCAAGGCAGGAGTCCTGATTAAGACGCAAGACGTGATCGAGAATCTGGGCAGGGTGTCCCATATTTTCTTCGACAAGACAGGCACGCTGACCGTCAAGCGTCCGCGCGTCACGCACGTGGACAAGCCGGCGGCTGGCGGAGGCGCCCAGGCCACCTTGGACGAGCGCCAGATTTTGGCCATGGCTGGGTCTGTGGAATCCTACTCAGTGCACATCCTGTCCAATGGCATCTCGGCGGCGGGTACGCAAGCCCAGCGGGAGTTGCAAGAGGAGGCCGGAGGCGCGCACTTGAGCTTCCGAGCTGAGGGCGTGTCGGAGGACTCGGGCCAGGGTGTGCGCGGTACAGTGAACGGACACCATGTGCGCGTGGGCCGGTTCGATTACGTATTGGAGACGGGGCAAGGAGGAGGGCCCTCACACCCTTCCAATCATTTCGCCGACTTGGCGGCCGACGAGATGGCCGCCTATGTGTCGATCGATGGACGGCTGGCGGCCCGTATTGTGATGAAGGACGTGCCCCGGGATGATGCGGCGCAAACGGTGCGGCAGCTGCGCAGCATGGGTGTGAACCGGCTTTCCATGCTGACGGGCGACAAGATGGACTCGGCGCGGTTAATCGCCGACCAGGTGGGAATCCAAGACGTGCATGCCGGGCTCTACCCGGAAGGCAAGGCGGAAATCATAGCTGAAGCCGCCAAACTCAACCCGGGCAAACAGCCTTGGTGGGACCCCTGGCTCTCACGCTTCCTGGGCGAATCCGTGACCCAGTCCATTACCATGATGGTGGGAGATGGGGTCAACGATGCGCCGGTGCTGGCCGCAGCGGACGTGGGGCTTGCCATCACCGATGGTACGACGACCGCAGCGTCCGAGTCGGCTCAGGCGGTGATCATGAACGATGACATCGCCTGCGTGCCCCGCTCCATCGCCATCGCTCGCCGCACTAAAAGGGTCATGCTGCAAGCTGTGGTAGCGGGTCTGACTCTGGCCACGGTCGGCATGGTGATGGCCGCCTTCGGCCTGATTCCAGTGGTTATCGGGGCCTTCGCCCAGGAGATTATCGACGTGATTTCGATTCTGTGGGCCCTCACCGCCCTGATCGACAAGGATTGA
- the tgt gene encoding tRNA guanosine(34) transglycosylase Tgt, whose translation MSYSSNPGTFGFETTQRLSPTADGLGRDGARYGRTGIIHTPHGDIRTPAFIPVATQAAMKGIPPEQMKDLGAQALLSNAFHLFERPGEDVLDEAGGLGRFMNWSGPTFTDSGGFQVLSLGAGFKKTLAMDVTGLKSDQVIADGKERRAFVDEDGVTFKSPLNGNLHRFSAEISMGIQHKIGADVMFSFDELTTLMNTRSYQEESVERTYRWAQRCVAEHERLTEVRADKPYQALFGVVQGANYEDLRRRAAGQIASLPFDGVGIGGAIEKRLLGQTCAWICDEMPEERPRHVLGIAAVDDIFAGVENGGDTFDCVSPARCGRNGAVFTRDGRWNIMRACMRHDFRPIESDCDCYTCTHYTRAYICHLLHAHELNGLTLASIHNERFFVRLLDEIRASIDGGYFDDYKRETLARFYAHGSKG comes from the coding sequence ATGAGCTATAGCAGCAATCCAGGGACCTTTGGCTTTGAAACCACGCAGCGCCTATCCCCCACCGCCGACGGGCTCGGACGTGACGGGGCACGCTACGGGCGAACAGGCATCATTCACACGCCACACGGCGACATCCGCACACCCGCCTTCATACCTGTGGCCACCCAGGCGGCGATGAAAGGCATCCCCCCCGAGCAGATGAAGGACCTGGGAGCGCAGGCTCTGCTGTCGAATGCATTCCACCTGTTCGAACGACCAGGCGAGGACGTGCTTGATGAGGCCGGCGGACTCGGGCGCTTTATGAACTGGTCGGGCCCAACGTTCACCGACTCCGGCGGTTTCCAGGTGCTTTCGCTGGGTGCTGGATTCAAAAAGACCCTGGCCATGGATGTGACCGGTTTGAAATCCGACCAGGTAATCGCCGACGGAAAGGAGCGGCGGGCCTTCGTGGACGAGGATGGCGTGACTTTCAAATCGCCTTTGAACGGCAACCTCCACCGGTTCTCCGCCGAAATCTCCATGGGAATCCAGCATAAAATCGGCGCTGACGTCATGTTCTCCTTCGACGAGCTGACCACGCTGATGAACACCCGCTCATACCAGGAGGAATCCGTTGAGCGCACCTACCGCTGGGCCCAACGATGCGTAGCCGAGCACGAGCGACTGACCGAGGTCCGCGCCGATAAGCCGTACCAGGCGCTCTTTGGGGTGGTGCAGGGGGCCAACTATGAGGACCTGCGGCGGAGGGCGGCCGGGCAAATCGCCTCGCTCCCCTTCGACGGGGTGGGCATCGGGGGCGCCATCGAGAAGCGGCTGCTGGGACAGACCTGCGCCTGGATCTGCGACGAAATGCCGGAGGAGCGCCCCAGGCACGTGCTCGGCATCGCGGCCGTGGACGACATCTTCGCCGGGGTCGAGAACGGTGGTGACACCTTCGACTGCGTCTCCCCCGCCCGCTGCGGGCGCAACGGCGCTGTGTTCACCCGGGACGGACGCTGGAACATCATGCGCGCCTGCATGCGCCACGACTTCCGGCCCATCGAATCAGACTGCGACTGCTACACCTGCACTCACTACACGCGGGCCTACATCTGCCACCTCTTGCATGCGCACGAGCTCAACGGCCTGACCCTGGCCAGCATCCACAATGAGCGTTTCTTCGTGCGGCTCCTGGATGAAATCCGCGCCTCGATCGACGGCGGCTACTTCGACGACTACAAGCGCGAAACCCTTGCCCGCTTCTACGCTCACGGCTCCAAAGGCTGA
- the htpX gene encoding zinc metalloprotease HtpX, producing the protein MNGKLKVHGHYNGLKTTLLFAVMWAIIMLIWWLTGARSGTLGFYILIGLGTTFVSYWFSDRIAIASMRAQPVSEQEAPGLYRIVRELSQRAGKPMPRIYIAPTDSPNAFATGRNERHAAVCCTQGILNMLNEREIRGVLGHELMHVYNHDILTSAVASAMATVITYLGYSLMYFGGGNDRDRNPSGILGLLGVVASSILAPLGASLIQMAISRTREYDADEDGSRLTGDPEALAIALQKITVGVEYDPMPKTAGTQSAAAMMIANPFSSKGFSQLFSTHPPTADRIARLMQMSREMQLSQAAGQQPTLSQPS; encoded by the coding sequence ATGAACGGCAAGCTGAAAGTGCATGGGCACTATAACGGGCTGAAGACGACCTTGCTCTTTGCAGTTATGTGGGCCATCATCATGCTCATCTGGTGGCTGACCGGCGCGCGCTCGGGCACGCTCGGCTTCTATATCCTGATTGGCCTGGGCACCACGTTCGTCTCCTACTGGTTCTCCGACCGCATCGCAATCGCCTCCATGCGCGCGCAACCGGTCTCCGAGCAAGAGGCGCCCGGGCTCTACCGGATTGTCCGAGAGCTTTCGCAGCGCGCCGGCAAACCCATGCCGCGCATTTACATAGCGCCGACCGATTCCCCCAACGCTTTCGCCACTGGGCGCAACGAGCGCCACGCGGCTGTGTGCTGCACCCAGGGCATTCTCAACATGCTGAACGAGCGGGAGATTCGCGGCGTACTGGGCCACGAGCTCATGCATGTCTACAATCACGACATCCTGACTTCGGCCGTCGCTTCGGCTATGGCCACGGTGATCACCTACCTGGGGTATTCGCTCATGTACTTCGGCGGGGGCAATGACCGCGACCGCAACCCCTCCGGCATCCTGGGGCTGCTCGGCGTGGTCGCCTCCTCGATTCTGGCGCCGTTGGGCGCCTCCCTGATTCAGATGGCGATCTCCCGCACCCGCGAGTACGACGCCGACGAGGACGGCTCCCGGCTGACCGGGGACCCGGAGGCACTGGCTATCGCCTTGCAGAAAATCACTGTGGGCGTGGAGTATGATCCTATGCCCAAGACCGCTGGCACCCAGTCCGCCGCCGCGATGATGATTGCTAATCCTTTCTCCTCCAAGGGATTCAGCCAGCTTTTCTCCACCCATCCCCCGACAGCCGACCGCATAGCCCGCCTCATGCAAATGTCCCGGGAAATGCAACTGTCCCAGGCCGCGGGCCAACAACCCACCCTCTCCCAGCCTAGCTAA
- the nagA gene encoding N-acetylglucosamine-6-phosphate deacetylase codes for MTSTSFRSEGERIEQVLRSPAQPTVIYDAEQVDARGRRGQAWVIATGGVIHSVGQGRSRLDSALRGLGLPPVPVAAASAGAESGESAGANADASACACGGNPTPGAPVTQQRDGCAFINASGRLLTPGFIDIHSHGAWQSSFDDGAEAIRTARAGHMVHGTTRQVLSLITNPLDVMCANLAEVRQAMSVRSDILGAHLEGPFIALARKGAHDPACLRDPEPAAVDQLLQAADGCIRQVTIAPERAHGMEAIGRLAGARVVPAVGHCDADYARTQQAFDAGARVLTHIFNAMNGIHHREPGPIPAALEDSRVTAELINDGFHVQDPVVRLAFHLFPHRIALITDAMEATGCPDGAYKLGSLDVEVRDGHARLVSNGAIAGSTLTLDVAVRRAVQAIGLSAPEAVEAATLTPARALGLDRPNTITGAPLGLLAPAYAADLLLLDPLTYTPQTIIAAGHRVL; via the coding sequence ATGACAAGCACATCGTTCAGGAGCGAAGGCGAGCGAATCGAGCAGGTCCTCCGATCGCCCGCCCAACCGACCGTCATCTATGACGCGGAGCAGGTTGACGCGCGAGGACGACGCGGGCAAGCCTGGGTCATCGCCACAGGCGGAGTGATTCACAGCGTAGGTCAGGGACGCTCCAGGCTGGACTCAGCCCTACGGGGGCTCGGGCTGCCACCTGTTCCCGTCGCAGCGGCATCGGCTGGCGCAGAATCCGGCGAAAGCGCAGGAGCGAATGCAGACGCAAGCGCCTGCGCCTGCGGCGGAAACCCCACCCCCGGCGCTCCAGTGACCCAGCAAAGGGACGGCTGCGCTTTCATTAATGCCAGCGGTCGGCTCCTGACGCCCGGGTTCATCGACATTCACTCCCACGGGGCCTGGCAGTCCTCCTTTGACGACGGCGCCGAGGCCATCCGCACCGCCCGCGCCGGGCATATGGTCCACGGCACCACCCGGCAGGTACTCAGCCTGATTACGAACCCGCTAGACGTGATGTGCGCCAACCTGGCTGAAGTGCGCCAGGCCATGAGTGTCCGTTCAGACATTCTGGGCGCCCACCTGGAGGGTCCGTTCATCGCCCTGGCCCGCAAGGGCGCACATGACCCAGCCTGCCTGCGCGACCCAGAGCCAGCGGCGGTAGACCAGCTCTTGCAGGCGGCGGACGGTTGCATTCGCCAGGTGACGATAGCCCCGGAGCGCGCGCACGGCATGGAGGCCATCGGGCGACTGGCGGGCGCCAGGGTGGTCCCTGCCGTGGGCCACTGCGATGCCGACTACGCGCGAACCCAGCAAGCTTTCGACGCTGGAGCCCGCGTCTTGACTCACATCTTCAACGCCATGAATGGCATCCACCACCGCGAACCAGGACCGATTCCGGCAGCCTTGGAGGATTCGCGCGTGACCGCCGAGCTCATCAACGACGGCTTCCACGTGCAAGACCCGGTTGTACGGCTCGCCTTCCATCTCTTCCCCCACAGAATCGCGCTCATCACCGACGCGATGGAGGCCACAGGCTGCCCCGACGGCGCCTATAAGCTGGGATCGCTTGATGTGGAGGTACGGGATGGCCACGCCCGTCTCGTCTCAAACGGTGCCATCGCCGGCTCCACGCTCACCCTGGACGTGGCCGTCCGCCGGGCGGTGCAAGCCATCGGCCTGAGCGCCCCAGAAGCTGTCGAAGCGGCCACCCTGACCCCCGCACGCGCCCTGGGCCTGGACCGCCCCAACACCATCACCGGCGCGCCCCTGGGCCTGCTCGCCCCCGCTTACGCCGCCGATCTCCTTCTCTTGGACCCGCTCACCTACACCCCTCAAACCATCATCGCCGCCGGCCACCGCGTGCTCTGA